A window of the Lactobacillus amylovorus DSM 20531 genome harbors these coding sequences:
- the sufD gene encoding Fe-S cluster assembly protein SufD, producing MFSNITFQELRSKYNEPDWLINERLEAWDLIDKLPLPKMQQFKYSDWLLIVNNDLTSEQTALKISDNSELEENKVICQDIFEASKQYPELVQKYLNSVSHFNEDKLLAYNTAFMNNGLFLYIPDNVEMQEPIEIELAQNSMSKSALISHIVIVVGKNSKAKFIQHLSTIGHEKNLANLVIEVQALAGSNVEFSSLDEMEENTTLYFNRRANLARDAHVEWNVAFMNDCNTVGDLASELLGEGSYAYSKAIAITTGNQKVAVNNRVINRGPHSTGLINQRGVLLENSRLIFNGIGQIVHGAHGSKADQQNRVLMMSDTAQGDANPLLLIDENDVIAAHAASVGPVDPIQMNYLMSRGIPYVQAERMVIHGFLDPVLGAIPKGKVKDRMLAILERKLINGQRSYYKNKK from the coding sequence ATGTTTTCTAACATTACTTTTCAAGAACTTAGGTCAAAATATAACGAACCTGATTGGCTAATTAATGAGCGCTTAGAGGCTTGGGATTTAATTGATAAATTGCCACTACCTAAAATGCAGCAATTTAAATATTCAGACTGGCTACTAATTGTTAATAATGATTTGACTTCAGAACAAACTGCTTTAAAAATTAGCGATAATTCAGAGTTAGAAGAAAATAAAGTCATTTGCCAAGATATATTCGAGGCTAGTAAGCAATATCCTGAATTAGTGCAAAAATATTTAAACTCAGTTTCTCATTTTAATGAAGATAAATTGCTAGCATATAATACTGCTTTTATGAACAACGGCCTTTTCTTATATATTCCTGATAATGTCGAAATGCAGGAACCGATTGAAATTGAACTTGCTCAAAATAGCATGAGCAAAAGTGCTTTGATTTCACACATTGTAATTGTAGTCGGCAAAAATAGTAAAGCTAAGTTTATCCAGCACCTGTCTACAATCGGTCATGAGAAGAATTTGGCCAATTTAGTTATTGAAGTTCAGGCTTTGGCTGGAAGCAACGTTGAATTTTCTTCGCTTGATGAAATGGAAGAAAATACTACACTTTACTTCAATCGTCGTGCTAATTTGGCTCGAGATGCTCATGTTGAATGGAATGTTGCTTTTATGAATGACTGTAATACAGTCGGAGATTTAGCTTCAGAACTTCTAGGTGAAGGCAGTTATGCTTATTCAAAAGCAATTGCTATTACGACTGGCAATCAAAAAGTTGCAGTTAACAATCGAGTGATTAATCGTGGACCTCATTCAACTGGTTTAATTAATCAACGTGGGGTACTACTCGAAAATTCTAGATTGATATTTAACGGAATTGGACAAATTGTTCACGGTGCACATGGATCAAAAGCTGATCAACAAAATCGTGTTTTGATGATGTCTGATACGGCACAAGGGGATGCTAACCCACTTTTGTTGATTGATGAAAATGACGTTATTGCAGCGCATGCGGCTAGTGTTGGCCCGGTTGATCCAATTCAGATGAATTATCTAATGAGTCGCGGCATTCCTTACGTTCAAGCTGAAAGAATGGTTATCCATGGCTTTTTAGATCCAGTACTTGGTGCCATTCCTAAGGGAAAAGTAAAGGATCGAATGCTCGCGATTTTGGAAAGAAAATTGATTAATGGACAAAGAAGCTATTACAAAAATAAGAAATGA
- a CDS encoding SufS family cysteine desulfurase, with translation MDKEAITKIRNDFPILKQKINGNRLAYLDNAATMQMPVPILHKINSFYQTSYANVHRSADTLGFNATKQYEEARGKVASFINAADANEIIFTSSCTDSLNLVAATYGEQNIHEQDEIVLTIMEHHSNLLPWQQLAKRKGAILKYIDLTESQTLDWDDVKKKITAKTKIVAIAHASNILGMMNPIEEVIKIAHQVGAVVVVDGAQAVSHFPVDVQKMDADFYAFSGYKMLAPTGIGVLYGKKQLLDQMTPYRFGGEMISNVTKYDATWADLPQKFEAGTPNIVGAIGLGYAIDYLHEIGMNRIQTYENVLSKYLMQKIEKLDFVAIYGPKEDHTGVFSFNLKNIHPHDVATALDMQGIEVRAGHHCAQPLMHRLGVESTVRASLSFYNNKEDIDQLIAGILETEEFFNGTK, from the coding sequence ATGGACAAAGAAGCTATTACAAAAATAAGAAATGATTTTCCTATTTTAAAACAAAAGATTAATGGCAATAGATTAGCTTATCTGGATAATGCCGCTACCATGCAAATGCCTGTGCCAATTTTGCATAAAATCAACAGTTTTTATCAAACTTCATATGCTAACGTGCACCGAAGTGCTGACACTTTAGGCTTTAATGCAACTAAGCAATATGAAGAGGCCAGAGGGAAAGTTGCGAGCTTTATTAATGCGGCTGATGCAAATGAGATAATCTTTACTAGTAGTTGTACAGATAGTTTGAACTTGGTAGCTGCAACTTACGGCGAACAAAACATTCATGAACAGGATGAAATTGTGTTAACCATAATGGAGCATCATTCTAATCTCTTACCATGGCAACAATTGGCGAAAAGAAAAGGTGCCATCCTTAAATATATTGATTTGACTGAAAGTCAGACTCTGGATTGGGATGATGTCAAGAAAAAGATAACCGCCAAGACTAAAATTGTGGCAATTGCCCATGCTTCTAATATATTAGGAATGATGAATCCTATTGAGGAAGTAATTAAGATAGCTCATCAAGTTGGAGCTGTAGTGGTAGTAGATGGTGCACAAGCCGTGAGTCATTTTCCAGTTGATGTTCAAAAGATGGACGCAGATTTCTATGCTTTTTCCGGATACAAGATGCTTGCACCAACAGGTATTGGTGTTTTGTATGGTAAAAAGCAATTATTAGATCAAATGACACCATATCGTTTTGGCGGTGAAATGATTAGTAACGTTACCAAATACGATGCAACTTGGGCAGATTTGCCGCAAAAGTTTGAGGCGGGGACACCAAATATAGTTGGTGCAATTGGTTTAGGCTATGCAATCGATTATTTGCATGAAATAGGTATGAATAGAATCCAGACTTATGAAAATGTGCTAAGCAAATATTTGATGCAAAAAATAGAGAAATTAGATTTTGTCGCTATTTATGGCCCAAAAGAAGACCATACAGGGGTGTTTTCATTTAATTTGAAAAATATTCATCCTCATGATGTGGCTACAGCACTTGATATGCAAGGGATCGAGGTAAGAGCGGGGCATCATTGTGCTCAGCCCTTGATGCATAGATTAGGTGTTGAATCTACAGTAAGAGCTAGCCTTAGTTTTTATAATAATAAGGAAGACATTGATCAATTAATTGCAGGTATTTTGGAAACAGAGGAGTTTTTCAATGGGACTAAATAA
- the sufU gene encoding Fe-S cluster assembly sulfur transfer protein SufU, with amino-acid sequence MGLNNLRTFYQALVLDHASHPRNKKEMKEATAIQTVHNPSCGDMVNIFVKVQNEKIIDVSFTGSGCTISQASASMLTQSVKDKSVSEALEITKIFSDLAIGKEHTSDEIEKLGDAAVLTQVMQFPARIKCATISWWALEQALLKKG; translated from the coding sequence ATGGGACTAAATAATTTACGCACTTTCTATCAAGCTCTGGTTCTTGATCATGCTAGTCATCCCCGTAATAAAAAAGAGATGAAGGAGGCTACAGCAATACAAACTGTCCATAACCCAAGTTGCGGCGATATGGTTAATATTTTTGTAAAGGTGCAGAATGAAAAAATCATTGATGTCTCTTTTACGGGTTCGGGATGCACGATTAGTCAGGCTTCGGCTAGTATGTTGACTCAAAGTGTTAAAGATAAAAGCGTTTCTGAGGCATTAGAAATTACGAAAATCTTTTCAGACCTTGCAATTGGAAAAGAACACACATCTGATGAGATAGAAAAATTAGGCGATGCGGCAGTGTTAACACAAGTGATGCAATTTCCTGCCAGAATCAAATGTGCCACGATTTCCTGGTGGGCACTAGAACAGGCACTGCTTAAGAAAGGATAA